One genomic window of Elaeis guineensis isolate ETL-2024a chromosome 2, EG11, whole genome shotgun sequence includes the following:
- the LOC140855323 gene encoding probable protein S-acyltransferase 1, giving the protein MIDLETGELGSSPDHRQYDVKGFTEDHEQSPPPGRCLRNDETCGIHAVCRTEPGICIDTGSSSHQLNETVAEASDVDCSQVMWWNSIPIPHCCGLFSDLPIYSHHTRVYQVWPGKNVFFFRGRMVCGPDPRGFILTAVSIILSDWIFCVYICDTRPQDSARIATLSMILTVIVSQVIVNLVLASTRDPGVVPRNDKSQLEEVGTGIGSRSRRISIDGIEVKVKYCRICKIFRPPRSCHCTVCDNCVEKFDHHCPWISQCIGLRNYRYYLMFIFSALVFFMYVFAFSSWRIRRKMVNTGLGVFGVIQSAPEIFALAVFSFVSIWFLGGLLVFHAYLITLNQTARENFKQRYAKSPNPYDKGILGNLKEALFTRLPPSKVNFRAVVEPNWDSMTRILMNSTDRVDEASIMMQHTFSRKEESPQESSESEHFEEIEL; this is encoded by the exons ATGATAGATTTAGAAACTGGAGAGTTGGGCTCCTCCCCTGATCACCGGCAATACGATGTAAAGGGTTTCACGGAAGACCATGAACAGTCTCCGCCGCCAGGGCGATGTCTTAGAAATGATGAGACGTGTGGAATCCATGCAGTGTGTAGAACCGAGCCTGGAATTTGCATTGATACTGGGAGTTCATCCCACCAATTAAATGAGACTGTTGCAGAGGCCAGCGATGTTGATTGTAGCCAAGTCATGTGGTGGAATAGTATTCCCATCCCCCATTGTTGTGGTCTTTTTTCCGATTTGCCAATATATAGTCATCATACAAGAGTATACCAAGTTTGGCCAGGAAAAAAT GTCTTTTTCTTTAGGGGGCGTATGGTCTGTGGCCCTGATCCACGAGGCTTCATCTTGACAGCAGTTTCCATTATTCTTTCAGATTGGATTTTCTGTGTATACATCTGTGACACTCGGCCGCAAGATTCTGCCCGCATAGCCACATTATCCATGATACTGACAGTAATTGTTAGT CAGGTTATTGTTAACTTGGTCTTGGCCAGTACCAGAGATCCAGGAGTTGTTCCAAGGAATGACAAGTCACAATTGGAAGAAGTTGGCACCGGCATTGGGTCAAGAAGCAGGAGGATTAGTATTGATGGTATTGAGGTGAAGGTCAAATATTGTAGGATTTGCAAGATATTCCGACCGCCAAGGAGTTGCCACTGCACTGTTTGTGACAACTGTGTTGAGAAATTTGACCATCACTGCCCATGGATCAGCCAGTGTATAGGATTG CGGAACTATCGCTATTACTTGATGTTCATATTCTCAGCTTTGGTGTTCTTTATGTACGTATTCGCCTTCTCATCATGGAGAATCAGGAGAAAAATGGTCAACACTGGCTTAGGGGTGTTTGGAGTGATTCAGAGTGCACCTGAAATATTTGCATTAGCAGTGTTTAGCTTTGTTTCGATCTGGTTTCTTGGAGGGCTTCTTGTCTTTCATGCCTATCTTATCACTCTAAATCAG ACTGCTCGTGAGAATTTTAAACAACGATATGCAAAATCTCCTAATCCTTATGATAAAGGAATTTTAGGAAATCTAAAAGAAGCTCTATTCACCAGACTGCCACCTTCCAAAGTCAATTTCCGAGCAGTTGTGGAACCCAACTGGGATTCTATGACAAGAATACTGATGAATTCTACTGACAGAGTTGATGAGGCGTCAATCATGATGCAGCATACTTtcagcagaaaggaggaatcaccaCAAGAGAGCAGTGAGAGTGAACACTTTGAAGAAATAGAGTTATAA